In Naumovozyma castellii chromosome 1, complete genome, one DNA window encodes the following:
- the MDM31 gene encoding Mdm31p (ancestral locus Anc_4.359), giving the protein MVVTKLSKLKTTVPINSRFFLRSNNGIRHSGLPSHPAALRALHYSNTFSIQRLHSMQGLNYSFYKYFSNGSNIKPNESEKNQRLAQSTNIFQRFQINTRWILKKSMRPFNADDISAFISWVLVSNVIIFIIWTTTFVSLVIYLFNTFSTQDYLVKKIGSLLTRGTTLSVVFENAIVPEWSSGKITFNKVFVSRRPKLLHSFTKGSQRDAVERANLALSEQQLLLTASDFDDGNYTQFDLTIDKVEISLNFSKWLNGKGFLEEVSINGLRGVVDRTHVVWKQNDDPRNYKNIYQLGDFEISRFKMNDVLFTLYQPNQFRPFQVSIFNCDLPQLRKHWLFYDILNANSVSGAYDNSMFTIHRTLQNNHHQFLESEPPELQPTALSLSPWKKITRLRVDNLDIDHLNRGIEGPFGWITEGQVDMIGDVLLPDKEADKSQLAEIITEIGDRLIKEAKRLSTPSDIDISPDVSNLDPDHYFIMNFFLTLKNVKAEVPLFPSELNYINGTLIRPIVGYINSRRTYIPIQCRVVKNVADFEGSWTIYDSYLMRDLSAEVYDAFAKYVADQEQTRARLKRVSFWSLQVIIQMILMSIGTIA; this is encoded by the coding sequence ATGGTGGTGACTAAACTATCTAAACTTAAAACGACAGTGCCCATTAACTCCAGATTTTTTCTCCGATCAAACAATGGTATACGACACAGCGGTTTGCCATCTCATCCGGCTGCATTAAGAGCATTGCATTATTCAAACACCTTCTCAATTCAAAGACTTCACTCCATGCAAGGACTCAATTACTCCTTCTATAAGTATTTTAGCAATGGAAGTAATATAAAACCAAACGAATCAGAAAAGAACCAACGACTTGCCCAATCCACCaacattttccaaagattCCAGATTAATACGAGATGGATACTGAAAAAGTCAATGCGACCCTTTAATGCAGACGATATAAGTGCATTTATATCATGGGTTCTTGTTAGTAAcgttatcattttcattatatggACAACTACTTTTGTTTCATTAGTGATCTATCTATTTAATACTTTCTCCACGCAAGATTACTTAGTGAAAAAAATAGGGTCATTATTAACAAGAGGTACCACTTTATCTgttgtttttgaaaacgCTATTGTCCCGGAGTGGTCGTCGGGGAAGATcacatttaataaagtgTTTGTTTCAAGAAGACCTAAATTGCTTCATAGTTTTACTAAGGGTTCACAACGTGATGCTGTTGAAAGGGCCAACTTAGCATTGAGCGAGCAACAATTGTTATTAACCGCCAGTGACTTTGATGATGGAAACTATACACAATTTGATCTAACCATCGATAAAGTAGAAATATCTCTTAACTTTAGCAAATGGCTGAATGGGAAGGGGTTTTTGGAAGAGGTTAGTATTAATGGATTAAGAGGGGTAGTTGATAGGACACACGTTGTGTGGAAGCAGAACGATGATCCTAGGAACTATAAGAATATTTACCAATTAGGTGACTTTGAGATTTCAAGGTTCAAGATGAATGATGTTCTTTTCACTTTGTATCAACCAAATCAATTTAGACCCTTCCAGGTCAGCATTTTTAACTGTGATCTTCCTCAATTGCGGAAACATTGGTTATTTTATGACATTTTAAATGCTAATAGTGTAAGTGGTGCATATGATAACTCAATGTTTACAATCCATAGAACTCTCCAGAACAATCATCACCAATTCTTAGAATCTGAGCCGCCAGAATTACAACCCACTGCGTTGTCATTATCCCcttggaaaaaaataacaagGCTACGTGTTGATAACTTAGACATTGACCATCTAAATAGAGGAATCGAAGGACCATTTGGTTGGATCACAGAGGGTCAGGTTGACATGATAGGTGATGTGTTATTACCAGATAAAGAAGCGGATAAATCTCAACTAGCGGAAATAATCACCGAGATTGGAGATCGATTAATCAAGGAGGCTAAAAGATTATCGACACCTTCAGATATTGATATTTCTCCCGATGTCTCTAATCTAGACCCGGatcattattttattatgaACTTTTTTCTCACACTAAAAAATGTGAAGGCAGAAGTCCCATTATTTCCCTCGGAgttaaattatattaatGGGACACTCATCCGACCTATTGTTGGCTATATCAATTCTAGAAGAACAtatattccaattcaatGCAGAGTAGTGAAAAATGTAGCGGACTTTGAAGGGTCATGGACCATCTATGACTCATATTTAATGAGAGACTTGAGTGCGGAGGTATATGATGCTTTTGCAAAGTATGTGGCCGATCAAGAACAAACACGAGCCCGATTGAAGAGAGTAAGTTTTTGGTCCCTTCAagtaataattcaaatgataCTCATGAGCATAGGAACCATTGCATAG
- the RIX1 gene encoding Rix1p (ancestral locus Anc_4.365), with protein sequence MMSQEYYPISILARQLEAATGAEFHTILKTLRSPIYINDKILKSELGLLNTKIVKLLHSSDDFDVWKGCHTAVVICAYNPLVLCAHASQLVALIYSKLEQKVGYYHSTIATPQGKVLLETLVNSLSILMDLMRGKPTISREGLVPKLKSIIPPFVTLSQYEPKLCLPVIKTLLYKNTTTFKPYANQYRRILSELINKSYQHLDEETQSLICENFAYLHLIKLQASQSQDETESHHKTFADDTWRTGLLSILFQFKPIIELCGEVLDFTQDKELQKLIESLPHSLSNDKQVVEFLPGLKLDMNTPLTLWQIPTRLSLLVGLLKGFVSLPTPFAVRIPIGGIDAICEALLSMTKKYLPLKRELRRDAELNSVISDIFPQIQLSGVQLWTIMLRTYGNSYLSMSESILSSLELYIPLEPKSTAIDFPQCSKLKREFQDVFHLINLLLPQMGHQLSELDPINKLIDVALYLSEDKSLIDALFNKLISGTKGANNQATGSKKKNKKDSSTGALSDIYTHPEQFMVNNSISWYNEVNEFLITILNSLLLSTTQQTRIIKYTISKALEFQNEIGCIPEKFIDLLRAVVLHPGNERVSVLPIAVSILKDGNDEIFDLLCHPRLPMGIVHQVRSRAALEQEESDEEDAEIVTDNSNLQSQIASIITNDQTMQPIAVERKVTELSQVDETKIFQKRENEEGELIDQESKRPKLVQVESEVSEDIEIPVLRVDQEHQSNANEDEHEDEDAEDDSEFEIPLIDIGDDDDEE encoded by the coding sequence ATGATGTCACAAGAATACTACCCAATTTCCATATTGGCTAGGCAATTGGAGGCCGCAACAGGAGCTGAATTCCACACAATTTTAAAGACCTTAAGATCGCCAATTTACATCaatgataaaattttgaaatctgAGTTGGGCTTACTAAACACCAAAATTGTCAAATTGTTACACTCAAgtgatgattttgatgtATGGAAGGGTTGTCACACGGCCGTTGTTATTTGTGCGTACAACCCATTAGTTTTATGTGCTCACGCTAGTCAATTGGTTGCattaatttattccaaGTTAGAACAAAAAGTCGGGTACTATCACTCTACCATTGCAACTCCACAAGGTAAGGTATTATTGGAAACGTTGGTTAACTCACTTTCCATATTAATGGATTTAATGAGAGGCAAACCCACGATTTCTAGAGAAGGTTTGGttccaaaattgaaatctaTCATTCCACCTTTTGTTACTTTGTCGCAATACGAGCCAAAACTGTGTCTCCCTGTGATAAAGACATTACTATACAAGAACACTACAACTTTCAAACCTTATGCGAATCAATACCGTAGGATTTTGTCAGAGTTGATCAATAAGAGCTATCAACATTTGGATGAAGAAACCCAAAGTTTAATTTGTGAAAATTTTGCCTATTTGCATTTAATTAAACTACAAGCTTCTCAATCACAAGATGAAACTGAGTCACATCATAAAACATTTGCTGATGACACTTGGAGAACAGGTTTGCTCTCTATcttatttcaatttaagCCTATTATTGAATTGTGTGGAGAAGTATTGGATTTCACTcaagataaagaattacaaaaattaattgaatcaTTGCCTCATTCTCTGTCTAACGATAAGCAAGTGGTTGAGTTTTTACCTGGATTAAAGTTAGATATGAACACACCATTGACTTTATGGCAGATTCCAACACGTTTGTCCTTATTGGTTGGCTTGCTAAAGGGATTTGTCTCATTACCAACTCCATTTGCTGTCAGAATTCCTATCGGTGGTATCGACGCCATTTGCGAGGCTTTATTGAGTATgacaaagaaatatttaccattgaaaagagaaCTACGTCGTGATGCTGAACTGAACTCTGTTATTTCTGATATATTCCCTCAAATTCAACTTTCTGGTGTACAATTATGGACTATTATGTTAAGGACATATGGTAACTCCTACTTATCCATGTCTGAATCAATCTTATCCTCGTTGGAATTGTATATCCCATTGGAACCTAAAAGTACCGCTATTGATTTCCCTCAATGTTCCAAATTAAAGAGAGAATTCCAAGATGTTTTTCACTTGATTAATTTATTGCTTCCTCAAATGGGTCATCAATTATCTGAATTGGATCCTATTAACAAATTAATCGATGTTGCTTTATATTTATCCGAGGATAAATCCTTAATTGACGCACTTTTCAATAAGCTAATTTCAGGAACCAAAGGGGCCAATAACCAAGCCACTGgatcaaagaagaaaaataaaaaggaTTCCTCTACAGGTGCCTTATCTGATATCTATACACATCCAGAACAATTCATGGTGAATAATTCCATCTCATGGTATAACGAAGTAAATGAGTTCTTAATTACAATCTTGAACAGTCTATTACTATCAACTACTCAACAGACAcgtattattaaatatacGATCTCGAAGGCTTTGGAATTCCAAAATGAGATTGGTTGCATTCCTGAGAAATTCATCGATTTATTAAGAGCTGTCGTATTACATCCAGGTAATGAAAGAGTTTCCGTTTTACCAATTGCAGTATCTATTTTGAAGGATGGTAATGACGAAATCTTTGATTTGTTGTGCCACCCAAGATTGCCAATGGGGATTGTTCATCAAGTTAGAAGTAGAGCAGCCTTGGAACAGGAAGAAAGTGATGAAGAGGACGCAGAAATTGTTACAGACAACTCAAACTTGCAAAGTCAAATTGCAAGCATCATTACTAATGATCAGACAATGCAACCTATTGCTGTTGAAAGAAAAGTGACTGAACTAAGTCAAGTTGATGAAACAAagatctttcaaaaaagaGAGAATGAGGAGGGCGAATTGATAGATCAAGAATCTAAGCGTCCTAAATTGGTGCAAGTTGAAAGTGAAGTGAGTGAAGATATTGAGATTCCAGTGCTACGTGTAGATCAAGAACACCAATCAAACGCTAATGAGGACGAAcatgaagatgaagatgcagAGGACGACTCTGAATTCGAAATTCCACTGATTGACATTGgggatgatgatgacgaagaataa
- the NCAS0A06310 gene encoding uncharacterized protein yields the protein MTISDSEQSLDILEELFQKLQLASPDETDDISSQLSSFLNGNIIEHDLPEKFFEELRKAIQNDQTSYNGLDAIVYIASTTNLSPSVEPFIVSIVPAVLEKVESKNTALHKMASNALLAIVNATDPVAIKALLPFLTSSLETTSKWQVKIAILNSISALVEVAKSQIALRMPELIPILSETMWDTKKEVKTAATQTITKTTEAIENKDIEKFIPQLISCIAEPSLVPETIHLLGATTFVSEVTPATLSIMVPLLTRGLNERETSIKRKAAVIIDNMCKLVEDPQVVTPFLGKLLPGLKANYSTIADPEAREVTLRALKTLRRVGNVGEDDVLPEVSHAGDVSTTLSVIKGLLQQHKVEKRFDTVVYHIAAVAANLIDQRVIDQQAWLTHVTPYMTIFLHEIESKEIVDQFRKLAVDNIPVGPSFDDEEEGEDLCNCEFSLAYGAKILLNKTQLRLKRARRYGLCGPNGAGKSTLMRAIANEQVEGFPSQEECKTVYVEHDIDNTHSETSVLNFVMESGVGKQDVIVDKLKEFGFSDETINMPISALSGGWKMKLALARAVLKNADILLLDEPTNHLDTINVKWLVDYLNTCGITSIIVSHDSGFLDNVCQYIIHYEGLKLRKYKGNLSEFIKKCPSAKSYSELGASDLEFQFPAPGYLEGVKTKQKAIVKVSNMTFQYPRTSKPQISDVSFQCSLSSRIAVIGPNGAGKSTLINVLTGELLPTSGDVYTHENCRIAYIKQHAFAHIESHLDKTPSEYIQWRFQTGEDRETMDRANRQVTESDTESMNKIFKIEGTLRRISEIHSRRKFKNTYEYECSFLLGENVGMKSEKWIPMMSVDNAWLPRGEVVESHSKLVAEVDMKEALTSGQFRALTRKEIEEHCSMLGLDSELVSHSQIRGLSGGQKVKLVLAACTWQRPHLIVLDEPTNYLDRDSLGALSKALKAFEGGVIIITHSEEFTKNLTEEVWAVKEGKMTPSGHNWVSGQGTGPKLEEKEAEGDQFDAMGNRISAGKKKTKLSSAEMRKKKKERLKRKKEMGDEYVSSEEDVF from the coding sequence ATGACTATCTCTGATTCTGAACAATCCTTAGATATTTTGGAGgaattattccaaaaattacaattggCCTCTCCAGATGAGACAGATGATATATCATCGCAACTTTCATCATTTCTCAACGGGAATATTATAGAACATGACTTACCTGAAAAGTTTTTCGAAGAGTTGCGTAAGGCAATTCAAAATGACCAGACTTCGTATAATGGCTTAGATGCTATTGTTTATATTGCATCCACCACCAATTTGTCACCTTCCGTAGAACCTTTCATTGTTTCGATTGTGCCTGCTGTATTGGAGAAGGTGGAATCCAAAAACACAGCGTTGCATAAGATGGCTTCCAACGCACTATTGGCCATCGTAAACGCCACAGATCCAGTAGCTATTAAGGCTTTACTACCATTTTTAACAAGCTCATTAGAAACTACATCTAAATGGCAAGTGAAAATTGCTATattgaattcaatttcagctTTGGTAGAGGTTGCTAAATCACAAATAGCTTTAAGAATGCCAGAGTTAATACCCATTCTCTCAGAAACTATGTGGGATACCAAAAAGGAAGTTAAAACAGCAGCTACTCAAACGATAACAAAAACGACTGAAGCAATAGAAAACAAAGACATAGAAAAGTTTATTCCTCAGTTGATCTCGTGTATTGCTGAACCTTCATTGGTTCCGGAAACAATTCATTTATTGGGTGCAACAACTTTTGTATCTGAAGTCACACCAGCAACATTATCTATAATGGTCCCATTATTAACAAGAGGTTTGAATGAAAGGGAAACATCAATCAAACGTAAAGCTGCTGTCATTATTGATAACATGTGTAAATTAGTGGAAGACCCCCAGGTTGTTACCCCATTCTTAGGTAAATTGTTACCTGGATTGAAAGCAAATTATTCCACAATCGCTGACCCAGAGGCTCGTGAAGTTACTTTAAGAGCTTTGAAAACATTAAGAAGAGTGGGGAATGTtggtgaagatgatgtATTACCAGAAGTTTCTCACGCTGGTGATGTTTCTACTACTTTATCTGTTATTAAAGGGTTATTACAGCAACATAAAGTTGAGAAGAGATTTGATACTGTTGTTTATCATATTGCAGCAGTAGCTGCGAATTTGATTGATCAGCGAGTTATTGATCAACAAGCATGGTTAACACATGTTACACCTTATATGACTATTTTCCTACATGAAATCGAATCAAAGGAAATTGTTGATCAATTCCGCAAACTTGCAGTGGATAACATTCCTGTTGGACCATcctttgatgatgaagaagaaggtgaagatTTATGTAACTGTGAATTCTCATTGGCTTATGGGGCAAAAATACTATTAAATAAGACTCAGTTGAGACTAAAACGTGCAAGAAGATATGGTTTATGTGGTCCAAATGGTGCTGGTAAATCAACATTAATGAGGGCTATTGCTAATGAACAAGTTGAAGGATTTCCATCACAAGAGGAATGTAAGACTGTGTATGTTGAACATGATATAGACAACACACATTCTGAAACTTCTGTTCTAAATTTTGTTATGGAAAGTGGTGTCGGGAAACAAGATGTCATtgttgataaattgaaagaattcGGGTTTTCAGACGAAACCATAAATATGCCCATTTCTGCTCTTTCAGGTGgttggaaaatgaaactCGCCTTAGCTAGAGCTGTCCTTAAAAACGCCGATATACTCCTATTAGATGAACCCACAAATCATCTTGATACAATTAATGTTAAGTGGTTGGTAGACTATCTAAATACATGTGGTATTACATCAATTATTGTCTCTCATGATTCTGGCTTTTTGGATAATGTTTGCCAATATATAATCCATTATGAAGGTTTAAAGCTAAGAAAATACAAAGGTAATTTATCCGAATTTATCAAGAAATGCCCATCCGCTAAATCTTATTCTGAATTAGGTGCATCTGACTTGGAATTCCAATTTCCTGCCCCTGGTTATTTGGAAGGTGTTAAAACGAAACAGAAAGCAATCGTCAAAGTTTCAAATATGACTTTCCAATATCCAAGAACTAGTAAGCCTCAAATATCGGATGTTTCGTTTCAATGCTCCTTATCTTCCAGGATTGCTGTCATTGGTCCAAATGGAGCTGGAAAGTCCACTTTAATAAATGTTCTAACTGGTGAACTGCTTCCCACCTCAGGCGATGTATACACACATGAAAATTGCCGTATTGCATATATTAAGCAACATGCTTTTGCCCATATTGAATCACACCTAGATAAGACGCCATCAGAATATATCCAATGGCGTTTCCAAACTGGTGAGGATAGAGAGACTATGGATCGAGCAAATAGACAAGTGACAGAAAGTGACACAGAAAGTATGAACAAGATTTTCAAGATTGAAGGTACATTAAGAAGAATTTCTGAGAttcattcaagaagaaaattcaagaaCACTTATGAATATGAATGTTCATTCTTGTTAGGTGAAAATGTAGGTATGAAGTCGGAAAAATGGATCCCCATGATGTCAGTTGATAATGCCTGGTTACCTAGAGGAGAAGTTGTCGAGTCACATTCCAAACTAGTTGCTGAAGTGGATATGAAGGAAGCCTTAACCTCCGGCCAATTCCGTGCTTTGACTCGTAAAGAGATTGAAGAACATTGCTCAATGTTAGGTTTGGACTCTGAATTGGTTTCTCATTCTCAGATTAGAGGATTATCCGGTGGACAAAAGGTTAAACTGGTTTTAGCTGCTTGTACATGGCAACGTCCTCATTTGATTGTCCTTGACGAACCTACAAATTATCTAGACAGAGACTCGTTGGGTGCATTATCGAAGGCTTTAAAAGCGTTTGAAGGTGGGGTGATCATTATTACGCACTCTGAAGAATTTACCAAGAATTTAACTGAAGAAGTATGGGCTGTGAAAGAAGGTAAGATGACGCCATCTGGTCATAACTGGGTTTCTGGACAAGGTACTGGTCCAAAGttagaagaaaaggaagcCGAGGGTGACCAATTTGATGCAATGGGTAACAGAATCAGTGCtggaaagaagaaaacaaagTTATCATCAGCTGaaatgaggaagaagaaaaaggagAGACTcaagaggaagaaagaGATGGGAGACGAGTATGTGTCATCGGAAGAGGATgttttttga
- the NVJ1 gene encoding Nvj1p (ancestral locus Anc_4.360): protein MTRPPVMQTAFSLTGSIAIVKSIERLCRAHLPENWISQKNFEDSELVEVLQDISNAFSFHENVNFDESIDNLTWKKVGLFILQEILNLDIKISLGILLLLLLLPLLGVLLHAEITDDRNDDMEPQMLRHYDPAERALLQFGKNHSEPVLVKDHINRGSVSSNRNTRKNTKKAVVKRQNIDKPQEEEETKGKEDLTKEGKIVSYIQEEDISDFKEESNLNSDESPSPVGFKPSKPEEEIVQTGESIQDVDNIDNAEEEAIKNNETSDSLLVEHTDVTGFESSDNRLENTMNFPEEVPDLVEAQTVIADASSQFPPDKSSDSLPSIHDSISSHSNSAQLHVHPSKTTNLEGKVTNEQVFSQPFVVSK from the coding sequence ATGACTCGTCCTCCGGTTATGCAGACCGCGTTTTCCCTTACAGGGTCAATAGCTATAGTGAAAAGCATAGAAAGACTCTGTAGAGCACATCTTCCGGAAAATTGGATTTCACAGaagaattttgaagataGCGAGTTGGTAGAGGTCCTTCAAGATATCTCCAATGCTTTTAGCTTTCATGAAAATGTCAACTTTGATGAATCCATTGACAATTTAACGTGGAAGAAAGTGGGTTTGTTTATCCTAcaagaaatattaaatctagatatcaaaatttctctgggaattttattattgctTCTGCTTTTACCACTATTAGGTGTACTACTGCATGCTGAGATTACTGATGATAGGAATGATGATATGGAACCTCAAATGTTACGCCATTACGATCCTGCTGAAAGAGcccttcttcaatttggaaagaatcATTCAGAACCTGTACTAGTTAAGGATCATATCAACAGGGGCTCAGTTTCTAGCAATCGTAACACAAGGAAAAATACTAAAAAAGCAGTGGTGAAACGACAAAATATAGACAAACCTcaagaagaggaggagACGAAGGGGAAAGAAGATTTGACCAAAGAAGGCAAAATCGTTTCTTATatacaagaagaagatatatCTGATTTCAAAGAGGAAAGTAACTTAAACAGTGATGAAAGCCCTTCTCCTGTGGGTTTTAAACCATCAAAACCTGAAGAGGAAATCGTACAGACCGGAGAATCAATTCAAGACGTCGACAACATAGATAATGCCGAAGAAGAAGCCATTAAAAATAACGAGACTTCTGATTCCTTACTTGTTGAACACACTGATGTGACTGGTTTTGAAAGCAGCGATAATCGCTTGGAGAACACCATGAATTTTCCTGAAGAGGTTCCTGATTTGGTGGAGGCCCAAACTGTGATTGCAGACGCAAGCTCCCAGTTTCCACCTGATAAATCTTCAGATTCTCTTCCATCAATACATGACTCTATAAGTTCACATTCAAACAGTGCTCAACTTCATGTTCACCCTTCTAAGACGACCAATTTGGAAGGTAAGGTTACAAACGAGCAAGTATTTTCCCAACCATTTGTCGTAAGCAAGTAG